One Gardnerella vaginalis genomic window, TATTCCCCAAAACTCAAGCAAAATAAAGAGCTAATCCTCAAAACAATGCTCTAACTAAACTAGCGCAAGTTGGAAGTCTACTTCCAAGTTTAGTGCAAAATGGCAAAAGTTGGAAGTCTACTTCCAAATTCTGCAAAACTAGCTAAGATTTGGAAGTCTACTTCCAGCCACTCTACACTTTCTAATTCCACGCATCTGGCCAGCAATCTGGCTTATTAGTGATTTCGTTAAGTTTTGGCAAACCGTCAATAATGTTCATTGTTTCTACGCTAACGCGAACTACCTTTTTAACCAAATCAACAATATAGCGCGGATTATCGCAAGCTTCGTTTGGATTTCGTACAATACCAGTCTTCTTATCTACAACTACTTGATATCGCTCAATCAGCCATTTGATTGCACTTTTACCGTTCACAACATACCTGTATGCTTGCAAAGGAATATTTTCAAGCACAAGATTTTGAGATACTTGCAATACCTTTAAATCGTCCTCTTTTTTGCCAGTTTCTGGATTGACGATTTTGCGAGGATACTTCATTTTGATTGTTTCGCCAGGATTTTCACTGTCTCCTACTTCGCAAATATCATCCCACGGCTTAACTTTTTCATAGTTTAAGTGCAATTTAGCGAGTTTTTCACCAGCTTTTTTGAAAGCTAAGAAGTCTTGAGCTAATGGAATTCGAGGTAAGTCTTTTTGCAAATTATTAGCAAAGCGACTGCGATAATCCGAGCTGTGCAAAACTCCGTAAACATAGTAGAAAATGTCTTCTTTAGTAATAGTTAGACCAGGATATGCTGCTTGGAATACTGCTAAACCTGCGTCTGTGATTGCATCGTGACGCACGTATCCAGATTTATTTTCTTCAACATTGGTGCTGAAAAGATCTTGATCTTGGCACACCTTTTCGTACCAATAAAGTGGGAAACATTGCGAATCACCAACAAAATGTAGATCAGGAATAGAATTTGCAATTAATACATAATTCCCAGATACACAAATCACCATATTTTCAGCACAAGAGGAAGAGTGTTGCTGACATGTCATTTCGCGCGCATTTTCATTATTAGCATATGAGGATATATTGCGGTTGCTGACATGTCCTTTCACCCGATTGTCTCCGACAATCGGGAAAATGCGCGGTTGCTGACATGTCATTTCATTCATTAACGAATCGAAATACAACCAAGACTTAGTAAAAGGTCTATACATTCCTTGCACGCAATGTTCTGGAACGTACGGAATATATGTACCTTTTTTAGCATAATCCTGTACTCTTCTTGACCAACTATATTTTGTAGTATCTTGCGGAAGTTGATTATTGTTATTTTGCAATTCTTTCATTGCATTATTAGTATTATCAATTAAAGTTCTTACGTTATCTTGCAACTTCAATAAAGACATATTCCAAACCCAAGCATCACGATTGGTTGCAACTCCGAGAGAATACATCTTAAATAATCCATCCGGCATTTTGTCAGGCTTATTAACCAATCCCATAGGAATGAAGCCATCAAAATTGCTATCTCGCTTATTTAGCCAATCACCATGCTCATCTTCATTAAGAATCTGCCACTGCGGATCTTCTTTAACAGCATTTTTAAGAATAGTAAATTTGTCTTCTCTAGTTAAATAATCGCCAATATCGCAATAATGAATAACGCCATGCTCTGCAGAATTAGTATTCTTAACAAGCATTGTTATAGCAATAGTAGTTTTTGTACCATCTCCAAATACATTTTCTCTTTCTTTACGACGTTCTTCACCTTGAGTACGAGCATTCCCACGTAAGTTATATACATAAATCGAATTGAATTCTTTACTTATAGTTTTTCGCATTCCAGCTCCACTAGCACTAGAAAGCCAACCTCCATTAGAAACAAAGCATATAACACCATTATCTTCAATACGGTCACTCGCCCAACGGAATGCACGAATATAATGGTCATACAACTTACCATTTAGAGATGCATTGCTAAGTTTCACATACGTTTCTTCAATACGCTTATCTAAATGTTCATACTTAGTATTTTGATTACCAGTATTATCTTTATCCCCAGAACGGTAAGGAGGATTGCCAACAATCACTCGAATAGGTAAATGCAATTGATGTTCAACGCGCTCAGTATTCTCCGAAAAAGTAGTAGTATCAATCGGATCGTCTGGCTCATACATTTGGAAAGTATCCGCAAGAAGCGCACCAGCAAACGACTTATACTCTCCACCAACACGCGCATGATACGACTGCTCAATATTTACATCCATAATCATAGAAGCCAAAGGAACAATCTCATTAGAATGCAAATCATGCTCATACTTGTACGTTAAATTATCTAAAGGAATAAGTGACTCATCTTCAATAAGACGACAAATATACGTGCCAGTACCAGCAAAACCATCCAACACGTGTACATCACGGTTTCCAAGGCTTAAGCCAAACTCGTGCTTAAGAACACGATTAACCATGTGAAGCTGAGCATCAACCACTTCAACAGGCGTATACACAATGCCAAGCTCATTAGCCATCTCGTTAAACGCAACCGAGAAAAAGTCGTTATAAATTTCCTTAACAAGATTCTGACGAGCCGAATCCTTAACAACTTGAGAAGCTTGCATCTTAACAGAAGAATACAAGTCTTGCAGCTTAGAATCACCTAAGTCTCTTGGCAAACCAGCAAGATACAAGCTTTCCAAAGCGCGATTCATACCCTTAACAATAGGATTATTCTCAATAACACTCGGATTATTAAATAAACTTTCAAAAATCGGGCGCGTAATCTCATGCTGAGCTAAAACACTTACAGCTTGCTCTCTTGAATAATTAGAATTAAGACTATTGCGCAAACCTTGTAAGAACCTATTAAACTCTTCAACAGCAGCACCCGATTCCAACATTTCATCAATCGCTTGTGCGCGAGCAGTAGTAACTTGAGCAACGTCCTGAGTCCACTCATTCCAATACACCTTAGTTCCACATTTGCGCACAATTTGAGCATTAATTGAGCGACTCAAATCACGTAAAGAATCGATTTCAAAAACGCCTTGAGTAGCGTTAATAGAACCATCATCTCCATAGCAGGCATGACATAAATCATCACCTTGCGCATCTGAGCCAATAAGATGCGAGTTACCATTTTTATTAGCTTTAGCAACATTTAGCGCATCAAGTTTATTGCGTACACTTTCTTCGCCAAGAACATCGACTTCAACAATATGATTAAGAGCATCAGTGTCTCCTAATGCAGCAGCATTAATCTTAGCTTCCAAACGCTCATCATGGCCTCGAAGAGCATTAACAACTCTCCACACAATCTTATAAGCATCACTACTTGCTAAAGCCTCACTAGGGTCTACACCGCTAGCAACAAAAATAGGCAAAATAATATAACCAAATTCTTTACCCTCTGCTTTACGCATTACTCTGCCAACACTTTGAATAATCTCCACTCTGCTCTTACGCGAACTCAGGTAAATAATCGCATCTAAAGCAGGAACATCAATACCTTCCGCCAAGCAACGCGCGTTAGAAAGAATATGACAAGAACCATCTTCTGCAGCTAAAGCTTTAAGCTTTTGCGCGCGAGTAGAAGAATCCATGCTTCCATCAACATGATCCACTTCAAATTTAGTGTTTCCAGAAGCATCCAAAAGAGCATCACGCTCAGCAGCATCCTCTTCACCAAGAGCTTTAGTATAAGCTTTAATAACTCGCTGAAATTCATTACTAAGCTGCTTCGAAGCCTTAATACTGGAAGCAAAAGCTATAGCATGATGCAAAACGCGTTTAGCATCATCGGAACTCTGAATAGCATGTTTGCCAATATTTTTCAGCTCATTTGCATGACGACGATCAAAAAGAGCTTTCCAAATGCCAACAAATTTAGCCTGATCATCAACTTCAATTGACGGGCCTGCAGACAAATGTTGCTGCATACTCTTAGGCAAGGCATCTTGACTTATTTGCATAACAACAATCTTGTAATCAGTAAGAATACCTTTTTCAACAGCCTTACCAAAACCAAGGTGGTAACACATGCGTCCATATGTTTTTTCATCGTCCATGCTTGCAATAGTCACAGCACCTTCAAGACTAGCTGCACGTTTAGCGCTCGTATCATAAATTCTAGGAGTTGCAGTCATATACAATCGTTTTGAGCATCGCAAAAAATCGTTATCATGAACTTTTTGGAAGTAGCCTTCGTCTTCACCAACCAAGCCAGTTGTACGATGAGCTTCATCGCATATAACTAAATCAAAATCAGGTAAACCTTGCTCTTGAGCATCATGTAAAACTTGAATCGACTGATACGTACTAAACACAACATTAAGAGCATCAGGCTTGTGCTTAAAACGATGGACTAAAGTATAAGCGTTAGTAGTAGCTGGAGACGGAATATCGCTGATTTGACCATAATTATCTTCACTATCGATATTCGATGCTCCGCCATCCGAACAAACAACATACACAT contains:
- a CDS encoding type ISP restriction/modification enzyme, coding for MTDYASAKSYNLNDEIDNENLTVDDVINRIVKDSVDQRQKGTSWELAIRYFLQTSPEWKSRFTNVWMWNDSPTNPGSKDIGIDLVAQDTDGEYWAIQAKCYKEKLSNKNLSTFFANALADKQYSHYIIADSAPGITSELRKYINKSVADGIDIVRIDKETISCSNIDWRDYFNGKPSNARKVNEPRDYQREAIDAISAELRNHDRALAVMACGTGKTLTSLRFAEEFCGFGTVLFLAPSISLVSQTMKSWVNQVREKINVYVVCSDGGASNIDSEDNYGQISDIPSPATTNAYTLVHRFKHKPDALNVVFSTYQSIQVLHDAQEQGLPDFDLVICDEAHRTTGLVGEDEGYFQKVHDNDFLRCSKRLYMTATPRIYDTSAKRAASLEGAVTIASMDDEKTYGRMCYHLGFGKAVEKGILTDYKIVVMQISQDALPKSMQQHLSAGPSIEVDDQAKFVGIWKALFDRRHANELKNIGKHAIQSSDDAKRVLHHAIAFASSIKASKQLSNEFQRVIKAYTKALGEEDAAERDALLDASGNTKFEVDHVDGSMDSSTRAQKLKALAAEDGSCHILSNARCLAEGIDVPALDAIIYLSSRKSRVEIIQSVGRVMRKAEGKEFGYIILPIFVASGVDPSEALASSDAYKIVWRVVNALRGHDERLEAKINAAALGDTDALNHIVEVDVLGEESVRNKLDALNVAKANKNGNSHLIGSDAQGDDLCHACYGDDGSINATQGVFEIDSLRDLSRSINAQIVRKCGTKVYWNEWTQDVAQVTTARAQAIDEMLESGAAVEEFNRFLQGLRNSLNSNYSREQAVSVLAQHEITRPIFESLFNNPSVIENNPIVKGMNRALESLYLAGLPRDLGDSKLQDLYSSVKMQASQVVKDSARQNLVKEIYNDFFSVAFNEMANELGIVYTPVEVVDAQLHMVNRVLKHEFGLSLGNRDVHVLDGFAGTGTYICRLIEDESLIPLDNLTYKYEHDLHSNEIVPLASMIMDVNIEQSYHARVGGEYKSFAGALLADTFQMYEPDDPIDTTTFSENTERVEHQLHLPIRVIVGNPPYRSGDKDNTGNQNTKYEHLDKRIEETYVKLSNASLNGKLYDHYIRAFRWASDRIEDNGVICFVSNGGWLSSASGAGMRKTISKEFNSIYVYNLRGNARTQGEERRKERENVFGDGTKTTIAITMLVKNTNSAEHGVIHYCDIGDYLTREDKFTILKNAVKEDPQWQILNEDEHGDWLNKRDSNFDGFIPMGLVNKPDKMPDGLFKMYSLGVATNRDAWVWNMSLLKLQDNVRTLIDNTNNAMKELQNNNNQLPQDTTKYSWSRRVQDYAKKGTYIPYVPEHCVQGMYRPFTKSWLYFDSLMNEMTCQQPRIFPIVGDNRVKGHVSNRNISSYANNENAREMTCQQHSSSCAENMVICVSGNYVLIANSIPDLHFVGDSQCFPLYWYEKVCQDQDLFSTNVEENKSGYVRHDAITDAGLAVFQAAYPGLTITKEDIFYYVYGVLHSSDYRSRFANNLQKDLPRIPLAQDFLAFKKAGEKLAKLHLNYEKVKPWDDICEVGDSENPGETIKMKYPRKIVNPETGKKEDDLKVLQVSQNLVLENIPLQAYRYVVNGKSAIKWLIERYQVVVDKKTGIVRNPNEACDNPRYIVDLVKKVVRVSVETMNIIDGLPKLNEITNKPDCWPDAWN